A single window of Neospora caninum Liverpool complete genome, chromosome XII DNA harbors:
- a CDS encoding Bifunctional dihydrofolate reductase-thymidylate synthase, related translates to MPSAPLSAAGTGEVGPSVAVPTRGVVQRNMQKPVSLIAAMTPRRGIGVNNGLPWPHLATDFKHFSRVTKTTADEVSRLNAWLPKKIAKTGDSGLPSPAFGVNRFNAVVMGRKTWESLPLKFRPLVDRLNIVVSSSLKEEDIAAEKPLVEGQQRVRVCDSLPAALRLVDEEYRESVDQIYVVGGAGLYEEALSLGVVSHLYITRVARDFPCDVFFPAFPGDSILSNKQAASASQPSAAAEPVFVPFCPQLGREKSNEASYRPIFISKTYSDNGVPYDFVVLEKGRKADACSATESCELRGPWTSTGETSPETRLPSSSASAVAQVLAWMADEDRKKCEKKEIIRAVPHVHFRGHEEFQYLDLIADIINNGATMDDRTGVGVISKFGCTMRFSLDKAFPLLTTKRVFWKGVLEELLWFIRGDTNANHLSEKGVKASLQAPLLSFRLLRRLGAFLRGVTPPRLHAYIECTRLSSRPSAAFAGPRIWDKNVTREFLDSRNLSHREVGDIGPGYGFQWRHFGATYKDMHTDYTGQGVDQLKKVINMLRTNPTDRRMLMTAWNPAALDEMALPPCHLLCQFYVENDRDLSCVMYQRSCDVGLGVPFNIASYSLLTLMVAHVCNLKPKEFIHFMGNTHVYSNHVEALKEQLRREPRPFPIVNILNKERIQEIDDFTAEDFEVVGYVPHGRIQMEMAV, encoded by the exons ATGCCGAGCGCGCCTCTGAGTGCGGCTGGGACGGGTGAAGTTGGACCGTCTGTTGCCGTTCCAACTCGTGGAGTTGTGCAGCGAAACATGCAGAAACCAGTGTCTCTTATTGCCGCGATGACCCCCAGGAGGGGCATCGGCGTCAACAACGGCCTGCCATGGCCCCACTTGGCCACAGATTTCAAACACTTTTCTCGCGTGACGAAAACGACGGCCGACGAAGTCTCTCGCCTGAACGCATGGCTTCCGAAAAAAATTGCCAAGACGGGCGATTCGGGacttccctctcccgccttcggTGTCAACAGATTCAACGCTGTTGTCATGGGACGAAAAACCTGGGAGAGCTTGCCGCTAAAATTTCGTCCCCTCGTGGACCGGCTGAATATCGTGGTTTCCTCCTCCCT caaagaagaagacatcGCGGCGGAGAAGCCTCTAGTCGAAGGCCAGCAACGCGTGCGAGTCTGCGATTCACTCCCCGCAGCCCTGCGCCTTGTGGACGAAGAGTACAGAGAGTCTGTTGACCAGATTTATGTTGTGG GAGGAGCGGGGCTCTATGAGGAAGCCCTGTCTCTGGGCGTGGTGTCTCACCTCTACATCACCCGCGTGGCGCGTGACTTTCCATGCGacgttttctttcccgctTTCCCCGGAGACTCCATTCTTTCAAACAAGCAGGCGGCCTCCGCGAGTCAGCCTTCGGCTGCTGCGGAACCGGTGTTTGTTCCGTTTTGCCCCCAgctcgggagagagaagagcaatGAAGCGTCGTACCGACCCATCTTTATTTCAAAGACCTACTCGGACAACGGAGTGCCCTACGACTTTGTGGTTCTtgaaaaagggaggaaggCTGACGCTTGCAGCGCCACGGAATCG TGCGAGCTTCGCGGCCCTTGGACCTCCACCGGAGAGACGTCGCCAGAGACGAggcttccgtcttcctccgcctcagCCGTTGCCCAGGTGTTGGCTTGGATGGCCGACGAAGACCGGAAAAaatgcgagaagaaagaaatcATTCGGGCAGTGCCTCACGTCCACTTTCGGGGCCACGAAGAATTCCAGTACCTCGACCTCATTGCCGATATTATCAACAACGGAGCGACAATGGACGACCGAACGG GCGTTGGAGTCATCTCCAAGTTCGGCTGTACCATGCGGTTCTCGCTGGATAaggccttccctctcctcacCACAAAGCGTGTGTTCTGGAAAGG AGTCCTCGAGGAGCTGTTGTGGTTCATCCGCGGTGACACGAACGCGAATCACCTCTCTGAAAAGGGCGTAAAGGCAAGTCTTCAAGCACCGCTGCTCTCGTTCAGGCTCCTCCGCAGACTTGGCGCTTTCCTTCGCGGCGTCACCCCTCCGAGGCTTCACGCTTACATTGAGTGTACCCGTTTGTCTTCTAGACCGTCTGCTGCGTTTGCAGGCCCCCGC ATCTGGGACAAGAATGTGACAAGAGAGTTCCTTGATTCACGCAATCTTTCCCACCGAGAGGTCGGAGACATCGGCCCGGGTTACGGCTTCCAGTGGAGACACTTCGGCGCGACCTACAAGGACATGCACACGGACTACACTG GTCAGGGCGTAGACCAACTGAAGAAGGTGATCAACATGCTGAGAACGAATCCAACAGACCGGCGCATGCTCATGACCGCTTGGAACCCTGCGG CGCTGGACGAAATGGCGTTGCCGCCTTGCCACTTGCTGTGTCAGTTCTACGTGGAGAACGACAGAGACTTGTCTTGCGTCATGTATCAGCGGTCCTGCGACGTTGGCCTCGGGGTGCCGTTCAACATTGCGTCCTATTCCCTTCTGACGCTCATGGTTGCGCACGTCTGCAACCTGAAGCCGAAGGAGTTCATTCACTTCATGGGCAACACGCACGTCTACTCGAACCACGTCGAGGCCCTGAAGGAGCAGCTGCGCAGAGAACCGAGACCTTTCCCCATCGTGAACATCCTGAACAAGGAACGCATCCAG GAAATCGACGACTTCACCGCCGAGGATTTCGAGGTCGTGGGCTACGTGCCGCATGGACGAATCCAGATGGAGATGGCTGTTTAG
- a CDS encoding putative ctr copper transporter domain-containing protein: MAVPRSSTGCAVCSAHPASHAETAVRHPKPLITPLSPLSLSLPRFQGNWTKFLYALGILVATATQPVLCRLSIDGMPLPMAFELSTSVVYLFEDLPTRTQGQFAAACIVTCILGLVCVILKVIRRYVEKWLVSQENAGRTKVIFGSFPVYANGVRFLVAFVNYSWDYMLMLLAMTFNVGIFISLLLGIALGFFLLGDLLSVQLGPTKKPWTPCQCPNHPCYKQQETGEGTIVQRSPPPV, encoded by the coding sequence ATGGCAGTGCCCCGCTCATCAACAGGATGCGCGGTTTGTTCGGCGCATCCTGCGTCgcacgcggagacagccgtcCGGCATCCAAAACCGCTGATAACTCCgttgtcgcctctctctctctctctgcctcggttTCAGGGGAACTGGACGAAATTCCTGTATGCACTCGGGATACTGGTGGCGACGGCAACGCAACCTGTTCTGTGTCGACTCAGCATAGACGGGATGCCTTTGCCAATGGCTTTTGAGTTGTCAACTAGCGTTGTGTACCTTTTCGAGGACTTGCCCACACGGACTCAGGGGCAGTTTGCGGCTGCCTGTATCGTCACGTGTATTTTGGGACTGGTGTGCGTGATTCTTAAAGTTATTCGGCGCTACGTGGAGAAATGGCTCGTTTCGCAAGAGAACGCAGGCAGGACAAAGGTGATTTTCGGCAGCTTTCCAGTGTATGCAAATGGCGTGCGATTCCTCGTGGCTTTCGTCAACTACTCGTGGGATTACATGCTCATGCTTCTGGCAATGACCTTCAACGTCGGAATTTTTATCAGCCTCTTGCTGGGTATCGCGCTCggctttttccttctcggagATCTCCTGAGTGTTCAGCTGGGGCCAACCAAGAAACCGTGGACTCCGTGTCAGTGTCCGAACCACCCGTGCTACAAGCAACAAGAAACAGGCGAAGGCACAATAGTCCAGCGGAGCCCGCCGCCAGTGTAA